From Micromonospora rhizosphaerae, the proteins below share one genomic window:
- a CDS encoding transposase, with protein MPEQRRRFSPQFKAEAVQMVIETGKPIAVVARELGIHDGTLGNWVNAWRREHPEPDQPVNPTERARVKEMEEEIRRLRMENEFLKKAAAFFARTHP; from the coding sequence GCGTCGTCGGTTCAGTCCGCAGTTCAAGGCCGAGGCCGTGCAGATGGTGATCGAGACCGGGAAACCGATCGCCGTGGTCGCTCGTGAACTCGGAATCCATGACGGCACCCTGGGCAACTGGGTGAACGCGTGGCGCCGTGAGCACCCGGAGCCGGACCAGCCCGTCAACCCCACGGAGCGTGCCCGCGTGAAGGAGATGGAAGAAGAAATCCGCCGGCTGCGGATGGAAAACGAGTTTCTAAAAAAAGCCGCGGCCTTCTTCGCCCGGACGCACCCGTAG
- a CDS encoding IS3 family transposase, with protein sequence MRCALIDAEKATYPVAWMCRMLRVPRSTFYAWRNRAETATTARRRQLAEQVRRVFDASRGTYGCRRVTAALNREGIACSVGLVADLMRELGLQACQPRAYKRTTVPGQQPVSSPDLIAREFTAVQPGTRLVGDITYLRTGQGWLYLATVIDLATRMVVGWQTADHMRASLVIDALAMAKRHGHLRPGAVFHSDRGCQGGFNRSSQHWVVGAIVGVRRGLRLGSSSRGFSGVGC encoded by the coding sequence GTGCGGTGCGCGCTGATCGACGCGGAGAAGGCCACCTACCCGGTCGCGTGGATGTGCCGGATGCTGCGCGTGCCCCGCTCGACGTTCTACGCCTGGCGTAACCGGGCCGAGACCGCGACCACGGCCCGCCGGCGGCAGCTGGCCGAGCAGGTACGGCGGGTGTTCGACGCCTCGCGGGGCACCTACGGGTGCCGGCGGGTGACCGCGGCGCTCAACCGCGAGGGCATCGCCTGCAGCGTCGGGCTGGTCGCCGACCTGATGCGTGAACTCGGCTTGCAGGCCTGCCAGCCACGCGCCTACAAGCGCACCACCGTGCCCGGCCAGCAGCCGGTCTCCAGCCCCGACCTGATCGCCCGCGAGTTCACCGCCGTCCAGCCCGGCACCCGGCTCGTCGGCGACATCACCTACCTGCGCACCGGGCAGGGCTGGCTGTATCTGGCCACCGTCATCGACCTGGCCACCCGCATGGTCGTCGGCTGGCAGACCGCCGACCACATGCGCGCCAGCCTCGTCATCGACGCCCTCGCCATGGCGAAACGACACGGACATCTACGCCCCGGCGCCGTGTTCCACAGCGATCGCGGCTGTCAAGGCGGATTCAATCGGTCGTCGCAACACTGGGTTGTTGGAGCGATCGTAGGTGTTCGTCGAGGGCTTCGGCTGGGGTCTTCCAGTCGAGGGTTTTCCGGGGTCGGCTGTTGA
- a CDS encoding IS30 family transposase: MAYGLGQKRVREYRGQIPSPGRPTVAWREDRVRFWAAISRGVMTEDAAAAAGVSSPVGFRWFRHAGGVNPALPPRVSGRYLSFSEREDIALSRAQGMGVREIARQLGRDPSTISRELRRNASTRTYRLDYKASTAQWHAERRARRPKTAKLLANERLREYVQQRLAGAIRTAGGRLVAGPQGPQWKGRNKPHRGDRAWTIGWSPEQISRRLRAEFPEDESMRISHEAIYQALYVQSRGALKRELVTCLRTGRALRVPRARAKQRAWAHVTSDTLISERPAEVADRAVPGHWEGDLIIGLQRSAIGTLVERTTRFTMLIHLPREDGWGVIPRTKNGPALAGYGAITMSKALAATITQLPEQLRRSLTWDRGKELSAHARFTVETGVPVFFADPHSPWQRGTNENTNGLLRQYFPKGTDLSRWSADEINAVAHALNSRPRKTLDWKTPAEALDEHLRSLQQPSVATTD, from the coding sequence ATGGCGTATGGGCTGGGGCAGAAGCGGGTTCGGGAGTATCGGGGTCAGATTCCTTCGCCGGGACGGCCGACGGTGGCGTGGCGTGAGGACCGGGTCAGGTTCTGGGCTGCGATCAGTCGCGGTGTGATGACCGAGGACGCGGCCGCGGCGGCGGGCGTGTCCTCGCCGGTCGGGTTCCGGTGGTTCCGGCACGCTGGCGGCGTGAATCCTGCGTTGCCGCCGAGGGTGTCGGGCCGCTATCTGTCGTTCAGCGAGCGCGAAGACATCGCTCTGTCGCGGGCGCAAGGCATGGGCGTCCGCGAGATCGCACGCCAGCTCGGCCGGGACCCGTCGACGATCTCGCGGGAGTTGCGGCGCAACGCCTCGACCAGGACGTACCGCCTGGATTACAAGGCTTCGACTGCGCAGTGGCATGCTGAGCGTCGAGCCCGCCGGCCGAAGACCGCGAAGCTGCTGGCCAATGAGCGGCTTCGAGAGTACGTCCAGCAACGGCTTGCGGGTGCGATCCGGACAGCGGGCGGCCGACTGGTCGCTGGGCCGCAGGGCCCGCAGTGGAAGGGCCGCAACAAGCCTCACCGTGGTGATCGGGCATGGACTATCGGATGGAGCCCGGAGCAGATCTCCCGCAGGCTCAGGGCCGAGTTCCCGGAGGATGAGTCGATGCGCATCAGCCACGAGGCGATCTACCAGGCGCTCTACGTCCAGAGCCGCGGCGCCCTCAAGCGCGAACTCGTCACCTGCTTGCGGACCGGGCGGGCGCTTCGCGTTCCCCGGGCACGCGCGAAGCAACGCGCGTGGGCGCACGTCACCAGCGACACGCTGATCAGTGAACGTCCCGCTGAAGTCGCGGACCGTGCCGTGCCCGGGCACTGGGAAGGGGATCTGATCATCGGTTTGCAGCGTTCCGCGATCGGGACACTGGTCGAGCGGACGACGAGGTTCACGATGCTGATCCACCTGCCTCGTGAGGACGGCTGGGGTGTGATCCCGCGGACGAAGAACGGGCCGGCTCTCGCCGGCTATGGGGCGATCACGATGAGCAAAGCCCTCGCCGCGACAATCACCCAACTGCCCGAGCAGCTCCGCAGATCGCTGACGTGGGACCGCGGCAAGGAGTTGTCTGCGCACGCACGCTTCACGGTCGAAACCGGCGTCCCGGTGTTCTTCGCCGACCCCCACAGCCCCTGGCAACGCGGCACCAACGAGAACACCAACGGGCTGCTGCGGCAGTACTTCCCGAAAGGCACCGACCTGTCCAGATGGAGCGCCGACGAGATCAACGCCGTCGCCCACGCCCTCAACAGCCGACCCCGGAAAACCCTCGACTGGAAGACCCCAGCCGAAGCCCTCGACGAACACCTACGATCGCTCCAACAACCCAGTGTTGCGACGACCGATTGA
- a CDS encoding GNAT family N-acetyltransferase, which yields MLTASDLVFALVQRSADRLVGFARVLTDGVYLAVVLDVIVASHARDSGVGRMLLDAIVNDPPVDPGAQHRACLPARALAVLPTMGLHGGSRTIAVDATVLRPAPGIPTPVAMARRSCPVRCPLTFTRFAVGVVDPRRSGERLPTGWCGGPPRANRSSRRPGWAAGVTPGPAGTGQSSQPADGCPSKIGNCRDGESREQDLYGPRGNPCDPQNSEGGVMTRGFGDGDFPFVVFVRIRGQYLPPCADGRAVHRS from the coding sequence ATGTTGACGGCCTCCGATCTGGTCTTCGCCCTGGTCCAGCGGTCAGCCGATCGGCTCGTGGGGTTCGCCCGGGTTCTCACGGATGGCGTCTACCTGGCAGTCGTACTCGACGTGATCGTTGCGTCGCATGCCCGAGACTCGGGTGTGGGCCGCATGCTGCTCGACGCGATCGTCAACGACCCCCCGGTTGACCCAGGTGCGCAGCATCGAGCTTGTCTGCCAGCCCGAGCTCTTGCCGTTCTACCGACGATGGGGCTTCACGGAGGAAGTCGGACGATCGCAGTTGATGCGACGGTCCTCCGACCCGCTCCTGGCATCCCCACGCCGGTAGCAATGGCGAGACGATCATGTCCAGTGCGGTGTCCACTAACGTTCACCAGGTTTGCGGTGGGTGTTGTGGATCCTCGCCGTTCGGGCGAGCGACTCCCCACTGGGTGGTGTGGCGGGCCTCCGCGGGCCAACCGATCCTCGCGCCGCCCGGGGTGGGCGGCGGGGGTCACGCCGGGACCGGCCGGCACCGGGCAGTCGTCGCAGCCGGCCGACGGTTGTCCAAGCAAGATAGGCAACTGCCGTGACGGTGAGAGCCGTGAGCAGGACCTGTATGGACCACGGGGTAACCCATGCGATCCTCAGAACAGTGAGGGCGGTGTGATGACGCGAGGTTTCGGGGACGGTGACTTCCCATTCGTAGTTTTCGTCCGGATCCGTGGTCAGTACCTGCCACCGTGTGCTGACGGGCGAGCCGTGCACCGGTCCTGA
- a CDS encoding LLM class flavin-dependent oxidoreductase, whose amino-acid sequence MNIAILGELAEPSLVVRVVLGVGPGGVPAEFDAYGEDSSARVRAERLDEALTVLSALWSGSPVHHRRQHYRVNGVTRAPPGAAATGTSLDRR is encoded by the coding sequence GTGAACATTGCGATCCTCGGGGAGTTGGCCGAGCCGTCGCTGGTGGTGCGCGTGGTGCTCGGCGTCGGCCCAGGTGGGGTACCAGCCGAGTTCGACGCGTACGGCGAGGATTCGTCGGCACGGGTGCGCGCCGAGCGACTCGACGAGGCGCTGACCGTTCTCTCCGCGCTCTGGTCGGGCTCCCCGGTCCACCACCGCCGGCAGCACTACCGGGTAAACGGGGTGACGCGGGCGCCTCCCGGTGCAGCGGCCACGGGTACCAGTCTGGATCGGCGGTAA
- a CDS encoding flavin reductase family protein gives MGERGGLDSFLTGLDSPMFIVTTVHPRSGERAGCLVGFASQCSIEPDRFVVWLSQNNHTYRVAMAAELLAVHGLADDQRELAELFGTRTGDEVDKFAQCTWQPDPSGVPIIGNCPRRFVGRILDRTAWGNHTGFLLEPMWAAGEPDPPPLMYSAVRHLRAGHPA, from the coding sequence ATGGGCGAGCGCGGTGGCCTCGATTCGTTCCTGACCGGGCTGGACAGCCCGATGTTCATCGTCACTACCGTCCATCCGCGGTCTGGTGAGCGTGCGGGCTGCCTGGTGGGATTTGCCTCGCAGTGCAGCATCGAACCCGACCGGTTCGTGGTCTGGCTCTCCCAGAACAACCACACTTACCGCGTCGCCATGGCGGCTGAGCTCCTGGCCGTCCACGGCCTGGCCGACGACCAGCGCGAACTAGCTGAGCTGTTCGGCACCCGGACCGGCGACGAGGTGGACAAGTTCGCCCAGTGCACCTGGCAACCGGACCCGTCCGGTGTGCCGATCATCGGCAACTGCCCACGCCGGTTCGTCGGCAGGATCCTCGACCGGACTGCGTGGGGCAATCACACCGGATTCCTGCTCGAACCGATGTGGGCTGCAGGGGAGCCGGACCCGCCACCGCTGATGTACTCCGCCGTCAGGCACCTTCGTGCCGGCCACCCGGCCTAG
- a CDS encoding acyltransferase family protein, which yields MPAESPALTYSRTGATPRVTVSGDRIRVVDGLRLLAALMVVAYHYIAFGGGWAAPVQDVFPTAHLPAAYGWLGVELFFLISGFVICMSCWGRSLGEFFTSRVARLFPAYLFAVLATTAIVFLVPGGIGPKPVRDVLVNLTMLQQPLNAKDVDAVYWTLWAEIRFYLLFALVVWRGLTYRRAVMFCFLWAAAAMIMTKYDDSPLKQLLMPDICWYFIAGIAFFLMYRFRPTALLVGIVAGCFLAAQRFALIKQGRAERNIGYDVPDWPVLVLVVAFFLIMALVATGRLSWVRWRWLPVAGALTYPLYLLHEYIGWEVIRVLEGMVPPTLLLLGLVAAMLFIAWMVHRLIERPGMRWVRATLRSALAEVRQAPLAEEGRARFFLPRPLAGNEESRPTVNDPQRADWPTEVQLSKLDRPDPDAMSVGPR from the coding sequence GTGCCTGCCGAATCTCCCGCTCTCACATACAGCCGCACCGGAGCAACCCCCCGCGTCACCGTCAGCGGTGACCGGATCCGTGTGGTGGACGGCCTACGGCTTCTCGCCGCGCTTATGGTCGTCGCCTACCATTACATCGCCTTCGGCGGAGGCTGGGCCGCGCCGGTGCAGGACGTGTTTCCGACGGCACACCTGCCCGCCGCGTACGGCTGGCTCGGTGTGGAGCTGTTCTTCCTCATCAGCGGTTTCGTCATCTGCATGAGCTGCTGGGGTCGGTCGCTCGGCGAGTTCTTCACGTCACGGGTCGCTCGCCTCTTCCCGGCCTACCTCTTCGCCGTTCTCGCCACGACCGCGATCGTGTTCCTCGTGCCGGGAGGGATCGGTCCGAAGCCCGTCCGCGACGTCCTGGTCAACCTCACCATGCTCCAGCAGCCGCTCAATGCAAAGGACGTCGATGCCGTCTACTGGACGCTGTGGGCTGAGATCCGTTTTTATCTGCTCTTCGCGCTCGTGGTGTGGCGGGGCCTGACGTACCGCCGCGCGGTCATGTTCTGCTTCCTCTGGGCGGCCGCGGCGATGATCATGACCAAGTACGACGACAGCCCGCTGAAGCAGTTGCTCATGCCGGACATCTGCTGGTACTTCATCGCCGGGATCGCCTTCTTCCTGATGTACCGGTTCCGTCCCACAGCGCTACTGGTCGGCATCGTGGCCGGGTGCTTCCTCGCCGCCCAACGATTCGCCCTCATCAAGCAGGGCCGCGCGGAGCGGAACATCGGCTATGACGTCCCGGACTGGCCCGTCCTCGTCCTTGTCGTCGCCTTCTTCCTCATCATGGCGCTGGTCGCGACCGGCCGCTTGTCCTGGGTGCGATGGCGATGGCTTCCGGTTGCTGGTGCTCTCACGTATCCCCTCTACCTCCTGCACGAATACATCGGCTGGGAGGTGATCCGGGTCCTCGAGGGCATGGTTCCTCCCACTCTGTTGCTGCTGGGTCTCGTCGCCGCCATGCTTTTCATTGCATGGATGGTGCACCGGCTGATCGAGCGGCCCGGTATGCGGTGGGTGCGCGCGACGCTTCGTAGCGCGCTGGCAGAAGTCCGCCAGGCGCCCCTGGCTGAAGAGGGCAGAGCACGGTTCTTCCTCCCTCGACCGCTCGCCGGCAATGAGGAGTCCCGCCCTACTGTCAACGACCCGCAGCGCGCCGACTGGCCGACCGAGGTGCAGCTTTCGAAGCTCGACCGCCCGGACCCGGATGCGATGTCGGTTGGCCCGCGATAG
- a CDS encoding pyridoxamine 5'-phosphate oxidase family protein codes for MTAEITSHEELRELLGTPMPRAVAKERTALHERDRQWLAASPFCLVATAGADGSCDVSPKGDPPGFTLVLDDRTIAIPERPGNRRADGYRNILDNPHVGLIYLIPGRTDTLRINGRARLVRDAPFFDHMVVKGHRPVLAVVVEIEQIFYHCAKAFLRSQLWQPETWRPDVLPSRAQLIKEVEAPAESLAELERHYGPEYVKTIYA; via the coding sequence GTGACGGCGGAGATCACTTCGCACGAGGAACTGCGCGAGCTGCTGGGGACGCCGATGCCCCGGGCGGTCGCCAAGGAGCGGACCGCGCTGCACGAACGGGACCGGCAGTGGCTCGCCGCCTCGCCGTTCTGCCTGGTCGCCACCGCGGGCGCGGACGGCAGCTGCGACGTCTCGCCGAAGGGCGACCCGCCCGGCTTCACGCTGGTGCTGGACGACCGGACCATCGCCATCCCCGAGCGGCCGGGCAACCGCCGCGCGGACGGCTACCGCAACATCCTCGACAACCCGCACGTCGGGCTGATCTACCTGATCCCGGGCCGCACCGACACGCTGCGGATCAACGGCCGGGCCCGGCTGGTGCGGGACGCGCCGTTCTTCGACCACATGGTGGTCAAGGGGCACCGGCCGGTGCTGGCCGTGGTGGTGGAGATCGAGCAGATCTTCTACCACTGCGCGAAGGCGTTCCTCCGGTCCCAGCTGTGGCAGCCGGAGACCTGGCGGCCGGACGTGCTGCCGTCCCGCGCCCAGCTGATCAAGGAGGTCGAGGCGCCGGCGGAGAGCCTGGCGGAGCTGGAACGCCACTACGGCCCGGAGTACGTCAAGACCATCTACGCCTGA
- a CDS encoding DUF2231 domain-containing protein has protein sequence MESRLKLLGHPVHPMLVMFPVALLVTAVIFDIVDTVGGPDFLGEVAYWNITVGLIGGLLAAAAGAVDLLAIPTGTRAKRVGLTHAAANLAVILLFAAVWVVRLNADSRAAGGALIAIEVVAVAILGVSAWLGGELVDRLGVGVDPEAGLDAPSSLRPPAATQRIGEVR, from the coding sequence ATGGAGAGCCGACTGAAGCTGCTCGGTCACCCCGTGCACCCGATGCTGGTGATGTTCCCGGTGGCGCTCCTGGTCACCGCGGTGATCTTCGACATCGTGGACACGGTCGGTGGGCCGGACTTCCTCGGCGAGGTGGCGTACTGGAACATCACCGTCGGGCTGATCGGCGGCCTGCTGGCCGCGGCGGCCGGCGCCGTCGACCTGCTCGCCATCCCCACCGGCACCCGCGCCAAGCGGGTGGGGCTCACCCACGCCGCCGCCAACCTCGCGGTGATCCTGCTCTTCGCCGCGGTCTGGGTGGTCCGGCTCAACGCCGACTCCCGGGCCGCCGGGGGCGCCCTGATCGCCATCGAGGTGGTCGCCGTGGCGATCCTCGGCGTCAGCGCCTGGCTCGGCGGTGAGCTGGTCGACCGGCTCGGCGTCGGCGTCGACCCGGAGGCCGGCCTGGACGCGCCCAGCTCGCTGCGACCCCCCGCGGCGACCCAGCGGATCGGAGAGGTGCGATGA
- a CDS encoding Hsp20/alpha crystallin family protein produces MTEQSRGGGFGRVWRGRQQGWDPMGELQSLRSELSRLVGGRAGAPEVDLTEAADGWEVIVRLPGVAPEEVAVELNDRELCVRARSEAEVNADQGIPGGFETRGFEYRIDLPSRVDPDRIDAVMDHGLLRVRLPRATRPAPRTITVGRAGPRPARPGTPRLADPAADREMHHPDTTADEIDRL; encoded by the coding sequence ATGACGGAACAGTCCAGAGGTGGTGGCTTCGGCCGTGTCTGGCGCGGCCGGCAGCAGGGCTGGGACCCGATGGGCGAGCTGCAGTCGCTGCGCTCGGAGCTGAGCCGCCTGGTCGGTGGCCGCGCCGGCGCGCCAGAGGTCGACCTCACCGAGGCCGCCGACGGGTGGGAGGTGATCGTCCGGCTGCCCGGGGTGGCGCCGGAGGAGGTGGCCGTCGAACTGAACGACCGGGAACTCTGCGTCCGGGCCCGCTCGGAGGCCGAGGTCAACGCCGACCAGGGCATCCCCGGTGGGTTCGAGACGCGGGGCTTCGAGTACCGGATCGACCTGCCGTCCCGGGTGGACCCGGACCGGATCGACGCGGTGATGGACCACGGCCTGCTGCGAGTCCGGCTACCCCGGGCGACCCGGCCGGCGCCGCGTACGATCACCGTCGGCCGCGCCGGCCCCCGACCCGCCCGCCCCGGTACGCCCAGGCTCGCCGACCCGGCCGCCGACCGGGAGATGCACCACCCGGACACCACGGCCGACGAGATCGACCGGCTGTAG
- a CDS encoding glycosyltransferase family 9 protein: MVTASPLGPVAEPVPDVERIAVLRANALGDFIFVLPALEALRAAYPLAEIVLLGAPWHAKLWRDRPGPVDRVLVVPPAPGIRGPDPGEPESSMDDFLAAARKERFDLALQVHGGGGNSNPVVSGLGARVTAGLRAEDAPPLDRWIRYVYYQHEVIRALEVAGLVGAPATTITPRLAVTDADRAEAREVLGEPDRPRVVLHPGATDTRRRWPPDRFGEVARALVGDGYEVLVTGMPAEREVVETVVATAGAGVRPVVGTLGLGGLAACLEGCELLVSNDSGPVHLAAAVGTPTVGIFWVGNLINAATPLRARHRPIASWTTHCPVCGVDCTPGIYPHRPGDGECPHRESFVTDVPLVEVLEAARELLQG, from the coding sequence GTGGTCACCGCGTCCCCGCTCGGCCCGGTCGCCGAGCCGGTCCCCGACGTCGAGCGGATCGCCGTGCTGCGGGCCAACGCGCTCGGCGACTTCATCTTCGTCCTGCCCGCGTTGGAGGCGCTGCGGGCCGCGTACCCGTTGGCGGAGATCGTGCTGCTCGGCGCGCCCTGGCACGCGAAGCTCTGGCGCGACCGGCCCGGCCCGGTGGACCGGGTGCTGGTGGTCCCGCCCGCGCCCGGCATCCGGGGCCCCGACCCGGGTGAACCGGAGTCCTCGATGGACGACTTCCTGGCTGCGGCCCGCAAGGAGCGCTTCGACCTGGCGTTGCAGGTGCACGGCGGCGGGGGCAACTCCAACCCGGTCGTCTCCGGGCTCGGCGCCCGGGTCACCGCCGGGCTGCGGGCCGAGGACGCCCCGCCGTTGGACCGCTGGATCCGGTACGTCTACTACCAGCACGAGGTGATCCGCGCCCTGGAGGTGGCCGGGCTGGTCGGGGCGCCCGCCACCACCATCACCCCGCGGCTGGCCGTCACCGACGCCGACCGGGCCGAGGCGCGCGAGGTGCTCGGCGAGCCGGACCGGCCGCGGGTGGTGTTGCACCCCGGGGCCACGGACACCCGCCGGCGGTGGCCCCCGGACCGCTTCGGCGAGGTCGCCCGTGCGCTGGTCGGCGACGGGTACGAGGTGCTGGTGACCGGCATGCCCGCCGAGCGCGAGGTGGTGGAGACGGTGGTCGCGACGGCCGGCGCGGGAGTGCGCCCAGTGGTCGGCACGCTCGGCCTGGGCGGGCTGGCGGCCTGCCTCGAGGGTTGTGAGCTGCTGGTCTCGAACGACTCCGGCCCGGTGCACCTGGCCGCCGCGGTCGGCACCCCGACGGTGGGGATCTTCTGGGTCGGCAACCTGATCAACGCGGCCACCCCGCTGCGCGCCCGGCACCGACCGATCGCCTCGTGGACGACCCACTGCCCGGTCTGTGGCGTCGACTGCACCCCGGGGATCTATCCGCACCGCCCTGGGGACGGGGAGTGCCCGCACCGCGAGTCGTTCGTCACCGACGTCCCGCTGGTGGAGGTGCTCGAGGCCGCCCGCGAGCTGCTGCA